TGGGATACCCGGTTGATCCTGCCCTCATTGGTGCTGGCGGCTCGGCCCCTCGCGCAAATCAGCCGCGTGACGGGTCTCGCTTTATCGGAATTGTTGGAGCAGGATTATGTTCGCATGGCGCGCGCCAAAGGGTTGTCCGCCGGCCGCATCTTCTGGCGGCATGTCCTTCCTCTGGCGGCAATGCCCATTTTGACGAGCTTGGTCTCCTCTCTGCGCTTTTCGCTCGCCAGCCTGCCGGTTGTCGAGCTATTTTTTGGATGGCCAGGGGTTGGATACAACTTACTGCGCGCCATCGCTCGGGGTGATGATGCCCTGGTGGTAGGGTTGGTTCTCAGCCTGGGCGCCCTGTTCATCGTAATAGATGGCCTGCTGCGTGCGCTCATCAGCCGGCTGGACCCCCGGCTCAGCGCTTCGGCGACGCGCCTCGTGATGACCCGGCAGACGGTGTGGGAGACGCTGCGGCAGTGGGGGGAAGATATCCTGGCCGGCATCCGGGAGAGCATGCTGGTGCGTTGGCTGATGCGGCGCGTCGCACGGGGAGACGCCGGCCATAAGACCGAGCCAACCCGTGAGTTGGGCGGTCTCATACGGCGAAAGGGGGCCGATGATGCTGATCCCGGCGGTGAGGCGGCTCACCAGAGGTTGCGGCGGTGGCGCTGGGCGATATCCGGCAACGTTCCCCTCTGGATCGGCACGGTGATCCTGTTGGGGTTGACAGCCGTCGTGATCTGGGGACCATCCCTGGCTCCTCACAGCCCGTACCAGCATGTCTCGCTTCGTCTGATCGAGGGGAGGTTCCAGGGACCTCCTTTTCCACCGTCCGAGGAATTTCCGTGGGGCACGGATGTGCTCGGCAGGGACGTGATGTCGTTGGTGCTGGTGGGCGCCGGCCGTACTCTGACCTTAGCGCTGGCAATCACTGCGGCGCGGGTTTTGGTCGGGTTGTTATTGGGGATGATCGCCGGCTGGAACGCCGGAGGGCCGGCGGACCGCCTGATCCGGGCGACAGCGGAAATCATCGCCGCATATCCCAGTTTAATCCTTGCTATGCTGTTGATCCTGGCGTTGGGCA
This portion of the Anaerolineae bacterium genome encodes:
- a CDS encoding ABC transporter permease subunit: MLGNSLGLLGIALGLALLLGVVIGYIWARRRHSALFSVVSITLSLAGISLPAFFLAMLLQLAVIHANREWGLRTFPVAGYGWDTRLILPSLVLAARPLAQISRVTGLALSELLEQDYVRMARAKGLSAGRIFWRHVLPLAAMPILTSLVSSLRFSLASLPVVELFFGWPGVGYNLLRAIARGDDALVVGLVLSLGALFIVIDGLLRALISRLDPRLSASATRLVMTRQTVWETLRQWGEDILAGIRESMLVRWLMRRVARGDAGHKTEPTRELGGLIRRKGADDADPGGEAAHQRLRRWRWAISGNVPLWIGTVILLGLTAVVIWGPSLAPHSPYQHVSLRLIEGRFQGPPFPPSEEFPWGTDVLGRDVMSLVLVGAGRTLTLALAITAARVLVGLLLGMIAGWNAGGPADRLIRATAEIIAAYPSLILAMLLILALGIRRGLIVFVVALTVVGWGEVMLFVRGQVQSLRPMAFIESAVALGLRIPRVWLSHILPNLASSL